CTTTCTCTTACACTGCTTAAATGACGATACATACTCATATATGCTTCCATTGGATCATGCTTTTTTAAGGCTTCATAGATTTCTTTATGCTGTTTTAATGTTTGTTCTGGATCTTTAAGTCCTGTTGAAATCTGATCTAGCGTCGCATCGTACATGGTTAACAACGGATCTATGATTCCTTCAAGCAGTGAGTTACTAGCACTATAGGCAATGATTTTATGAAACTCTTTATCTGCTTCACGATACTCTGTATTAGATTCCATTACAGTGATGGTGTTTAGTAGCTTTTCTAAATTCTCTTCCGTTATTTTCTCAGCTGCAAGGGTAACAAGGCCAAGCTCTAGTGAAATACGAGTTTCTAAGATTGCACGTAAATCCCCTGAAGAAAGCGCTAACATTAGAGAAAATGGTTTACTGCCAATTTTGTTAGAAAAGAACGTACCATTTTTGGTTTCTCGATTGACAATTCCCATTGCTTCTAATGAAGTTAAAGCTTCCCTCATAACAGGCCTGCTCACTTTAAGGATCTCCATTAACTCAAGCTCTGAAGGTAATCGATCACCTGGTTTTAGTTGACCAGTTGAAAGCAAACTAACAATTTCATCAATCACTTGCTTGGAAAGAGTTTTTCGTTTAACTGTTTTAAAGTCGACAACTATATCGTTTTTATCTCCCACTTCTCTTCCCCCTTTATAAATTTTCTATTGTCTAATTGTAAGACAATATATTATATGTCTTATTGTAAGACAATTAAAAAAGACTGTCAATTCAAAATTTATAAATTTTTCCTCTGCATTTTATTTCTTCCTCTATTGGAAGTTCATATAAGAATGATGGAATATAAAAATCCCCTTCCAATAATGAAAAGGGGGGAAATATTGTTAATTTATATACTAGCCACTGCCTGTTTTATTGGCGTTTCTCCGGCAACAAGATCGAATGACTTATTGAATGTATTCTCTTGATTAATAATCTCTAGAATAGTCCTAGCGACGTCCTCCCTTGGAATCGAGCCTCGTTCAAGGTTTTCTGCAGCTGTTACCTTTCCTGTGCCATTTTCATTTACTAGTGCACCTGGTCGGACAATCGTATAGCTTAATCCACTTTGAATCAGCATTTTATCAGCATAGTGTTTGGCAGCATAATAAGGCTTGAGTGGTTCATGCCAGTTTTCCCGATTGTGAGCCTGAATCGCGCTGACCATTAGAAACCTCTTCACTCCTACCTCTTTGGCTGCATCCATCATCTTTGCAGCACCATCAAGATCGATTAGAAGTGTTTGATCCGAACCAGTATGTCCGCCAGATCCCGCTGTAAAGACAACTGCATCACACCCTTTGACTGCGTCTTTAAGCTGGTTCACCGAATCTTCGAGGTTGCCAAGCACAGCTTCTACGTCTGATTGTAAGAACTCTGTTACCTGTTCTTCCGTTCGAACTAATGCTCTAACACTATACTCGTGACTTTCTTGCAGAAGCTTCACCAATTGTTTGCCGATCTGCCCATTTGCCCCAATGACTAATACTTTCATAACAAAACTCCTTTCTAATCTTTCTACCATTCATTATTTCACGCGTTATTAACTTATTCAAAGAATCCGCTTTTCCTAAGGTTGGTTATTCGTACCCCCGAATGCAATACAATAGCCATCAAGATCCTTTATTGCAAATTCCTTCCATGGACCTGCCTTGTCATCTCCCATGGTTCAATGGCAATCTGGGCTCCTTTATCTTTAAATTCCTCATAAAGGTGATTAAGCTCAGTCCAATTTTCAACATAACAGTACAAGTCATAACCATTAGTTGAACTCTTTGATGGCTTATTCGGCTGTACATCTTCTGGTGAGTTTGCTTGAAGTAGCTTTATACCTAATCCGGTGAATCCGTCCCTGATCACCCACCATTCTGTTACCTCACAACCTAATACCTTCCTATAGAATTCTTGTGATGCGTTTAAGTCTGAAACAAGTAATACCTTTAATGAACTATGTATCTGCCTTTTTGCCAAACCCCTCAACCACTTCCTTTAGAATTTTTTCCATATAAAGAATAGTTTCAACGGAAATAACTATTAAACCTTCTAAATGAAGTATTTTAATACGTTCATTCATAAACAGAAAAACCACTCAACTAAGTAGTTGAATGGTTTCATTATTTATTCTAATCCTTCAATTGTAAGTTCCTTAACTGGTAGAAAATCCTCACCTGTGTCTAAATAACTAAGATTAACTTGATCGCCTTCTTGCAGATAGATCACAAGAGGTGACTGTTCAGATGAAACGATAAAATTTTGACGAGTATTTAGCAAGAATGAAACAACGGTATAATCCCCAACCTTTTCTTTATATACTCGCTGAATCGAACCGGTAACTCGCTTTTCCTCAGCATCTGAGGTGCCATCTACTGTACTACCGCCTCTTTGGAGTGCTGTTTTATATTTTTTCAATGCTTCATTTGGAGTATTAGCAAAGACGGAAATCTCTGGATTGGCTGCCGATACAATGAAATAGTTTTGTAGAAATCCATTGGCATCCAAGACCGGAGCCAACCAACTAGCTTCTCCGTAGAAATTGTAAAGTATCGGCATGGCTCCATTCCACTTCTTCTCAACGAATTTCTTTTCGATGATTTGAAGGGCTCCTTCAGAATCCATGTAAGACTTTTCGAGATTACCAGAATAGAAAGTTGCTTCTCCTGATCTAGCATGAGTTAGAGAGTAACCTAACATGGAATCCACACCCTCTTTTGGACTTGTAAAGTCGGTGAAATAATACATCTCTCCATCTTTATCAAAAATAGGGCTCACATTGGCTTCCGTTCCTTCATCTGAAGGTAACTTGACGTCTGATTTACCGAAGATACTATTCCAAAAACCATGTACATAATTTCCAAAATAGCTATTTTGCAAGCTAACTGATTCTGGTGAAACCGCACCATCTATGAATGCTGGAACATCAGATAAAGGATATATATTCATTGCGCCACTAACAGGGTTAACAGCGACTACACCCTTCGCAACGAAGCCGTTTCTAGCAGATACAAATTCTCCAAAGGTACGAATGTAATACGGAGTTCCTTCATCATCTACCTCTAATTGAGGATCACCATAGAATATATGAGTCGGAAATTGCATACGAATTTTTCTCTCGATATTTTTCTGAAAATATGCCGATGGAGCATAATTCATTTCTGCTTTAACAAATACCGGATTGGCAGAAGAATCGGTAGCACTCAATGTAAAGTACCCTGGGATGCTATCGCCATTCAACCATTTAAAAAAGCCCGAAAATTCAACAGGAGCAATATAGACAAATTCTCCATTCACCTTTTGAATTTGTAAATTCCCAAGTTCATAGTAGCTTGTATCAGGTACCTGACCAAATGCCTTTCTCATTTTATTTCGTGCAAATTGAGGAGGTACACTCGCAGGAGTTTTCGTTTCATCAAATGCTTCAATCTCAGTTTTCTGATCCATCTCAGATAACTCATATTTCTCATTTGCATTCCATACTGGCGCAGATAGCATATAGATCGCTAGAAATAGCGTGACAGCAAACAGACCCGCTTTAACCATTCGCTCTTTACCAGTGGCGATTAGAGCACCTACCCCTGTCACAAAAATCAGATACATCCATAGTGATGAGAAGTTCTGATCTAAGTTACTTAAATAGTAAAATACAAATGCTATAGGAAAGCTAAGGATAAATGTCACAACAAATCCTATTTGTATAGAACTCTTTTTTTCTTTATTGTTATTCATATAAGGTGTCACTATAATTGCGGTTGCTAAGCCCACAATAAGTGAAAAAAGTAATATATTCCCCATAGATAATCTCCTTTCAATCCTGCTTCTATTAGGTAATACGTTGGAACGCGTAAAAGGTTTCAAATTAAGAGTAATTAGGAAGCCATAAATGTGTTTTTCAACGATATTTCAGTTTTAACAACGAAACTAACTCTCTTATCAACGATTATTAAATTTTATCAACGAAATCGCAGTGGCTTTCAACGAAATTACTTTTTCTTCCAGATGCAAAAACCCAAACAAAGCGTGAAGAGTAATTTCTCTTCACGCCTCAAAGTTCACAGTTTACTCTGTATAAGAACTGATTAGTTCAACGTATTCCGTATCACCGATTTCAGCGGCATGGTCAATCGCTGTCATTTCATCTATATCTGCAAGCAATGGATCTGCACCTGCTTCTAATAAAAATTCTCCCACTTCAAGGTTTGCAGTCATTACGGCAGACATTAATGGTGTCCAACCAGACTCATCTTGAATATTGGGATTGGCACCGTTTTCTATTAACACTGATATCATTTCCAAATCTTCATTTACGACGGCTAACAGTAGAGGGCTCTCACCATACTCATTCACTTCATTTATCTCTTCTCCTGCACTTACTAGTTCACTAACTCTTTCAAGATCTTCGTCCATCGTTGCTTCCATAAGAGGAGAATATTCAACTTCAGGAGGATATTCTTCATCTAGAAAGGGGATCTGTTCTAGAGCCATAATTCCAGCAAATGTGACTCCTGCCACAATAATTGGAAATAAGAAAAATACAATAAACATAATAGCTAATGTTTGTCTTCCTCTTGTTATAAGAGGTACACTGGGACTTCCGTACATGAGTTGTTGTATTTCATGTATTCTCTTTGGAATAGGAGGATGTGTCGAAAGTAGCTCTGTTAAAGTAACAAACATCCCCTTCTTATCATTATATTGTTCTTGATACTCTGTCAGGTTTACATCTTTGTATAGACGTTTACCTGCTGCTAACGCTAATAATCCATTAATCGCATCCTCAGGTTTTTCCGTGTAATAGGCTGCCATTCGATCACAAGTATACTCAGCCATTCTAGAAAAACTAACACCTATGAAAGGTATCCACATAGCAGGAAACACAAGTAATGCTTTGACAACATGATTCCTTTTGATATGGGCAAGTTCATGAGCGATGACATAATCGATTTCATGACCTTCTGAATCAAGTGAGACTTCAACGAAATCCGAATATAAAATAACCATATTTTTACCGAACAAGCCAAATACCTTTGTGGCAAACGCATTTAACATACCACCAGACTCTACTATATACACTTCAGGTATTTTGTTGAGCTCCATTTTCCTGCTTAGTTCTTCCACTCTTTTATATAACTCAGGAAACTGATTTTCTTTAAGTCGAACTCCATTTACTTGAATATGTGACATGGAAATAGCATGGGAAAATAAAGAAAAAAGGCCGATAGCAATAAAAATAATGGCACCAATAATGGACACTAGTAAATAGATGGCTGCTGTAATACTTGTAATGATACATAGTCCGTACATTAAGTTTTCATGCTTATGAACTAATAATGGTTTTTCCAATGTCCTCACTCCTGTTTACAGAAAACCTCTCACCAAAAGAGAAAGGTTCTTTTACTACTCAGCTCTAATAACAATCGTTTTCGCTATATAGTCATGTAACGCCCTTTTTGACTTTCCAGCAGCCATTAAATAACCAATAAATAGGATTAAGGTTGAAATCATCTTTCCTATAAGCTCACGTAATGCCATCATCCCCATTGATACTCGGCTACCATCCACATTTGCGACTCTTATTCCTGTTAGCTTTTTACCAAACGTTTGACCATTATTTTTAGCTTGAAACCAAACAAAATAAACGATCGTTAGGACAAGGCTAATCACAGATGTTACCATCGTTCCCGCTTCAGGGTCATCCAACCCGACGAATAACATTGAAATGATAAATTGAATCACACCTAAAATAAGGCTATCAATAATTAAGGCAACAAATCTTATCCAAAATCCAGCTCTATTTTCCATTGATCTCTCCTCCTCTCCTCCTTTCTAATAAATTCCCCTGAATGAAACTAGGATATGCTCATGTGAAATCAGATTTACAATCAATAAATCATCCTTTCAGTAGGACACATGTAAGTAATTAGGGTTTTTTAATACGATGGGTGATAAACTCATACTAGAAGTAAAGATTAGGCTAGACGTCACAGAAGAGTTAATAAAGAAGACTAACCAGAAAACGTTGAACATTATAAAAACAAACAAAGCGGTGAATTTATTGATAGAGAATACAGATGAAAGAGTTATTCCTGAACTGATGAAACATACTAATCCTTCCTTACTAGAACATATTGCCCGGTATCAGTTTGCCCTTGAATATATACATGGTCACGTTTTAGATTTGGCATGTGGAGTAGGATATGGAGCGCACATGATAGCAAAATCAAAAAAGAAACAGCTTCAAAAAGTAATTGGAATTGATATAGATCAAGCCACGATTACGTACGCAAAGCAAACGTACTATCATCCTTTAGTTACGTATCAGCATGAAAATGCAGTTGATCCTTTTTTACCTGACAAACTAGGTACTTTTGATGCGATTACTAGTTTTGAAACGCTTGAGCATGTTGAAGAAGAAGAACAATTTTTAGCTAATATCTTTAACATGTTGAAACCCAATGGAACACTAGTCATTTCTACTCCTTTTGGTGAGGGACGAGGTAAACCATGTGGATCACCGTTTCATGTTCACCAATTGACTGTTCCAGAATTTAAGGACCTCTTTCACTCTTATCAAGATGTATCCTTTTATGGACAAAACGGTGTACTAATTGAACCACTGGAGTCTAAGCGAACCGAGCATTTACCAATTGGGATTGCAGTTTGTAAAAAATAAGACTTCCAGAAACCTGGAAAAAACAAAAAAAACAGAAATTGTGCTTTGAACGATTTCTGTTTTTTTTATGTCAATTTAAAGTAGTGGATAGTCCCTCTAGCTTTACAAACCGGTAGCCCCTTCTTTTTGTTTATTGATTAAATAGTTTAATTTTTAAGCCACTCTGGGGAATAATAACCTCAATTAAACGTTCGGAGGGATTTCATTGCGGTTTATGAAGAAGTATTCAAAGTCATTACTACTCCTAATGATGCTACTATCTTGGGCTTCGCTTTTCTTATTTGGTAAAGGTAATCTCAAAAGGTTTTTGCCAGCAGGGCTATTCATGTTACTCATGGTAACCTTAGAAGATCTTTTTGCCCAAAAGAGAAAGTGGTGGGCATGGTACGAAAAGCTTTTCCCTAATCTCTCAGGAATCATTCCCTTTTTATGGGGGCCCTTTTTAATCGGATCGTTATGGTTATTAAAACTAAGTTATGGCAATTTCAAAAGATATATCATATATAATCTTCTTGTTGATTCTATATCTACTTTTTTCATCACTGACTTTTTTTCAAAATTACGAGTCGGTGGCTTAGTACGGCTTAAAAAGTATCAGTTGTCATTGTTGTTTTTTCTTAAATCCCTCCTTCTATATGGGTTTCAATCCTTGGTAGAAAGATTTAAAAAGGTTAAAACAATATCCCCTGAATCATAGGTTTTTTCGTGCTTATAACGCATCCAAAACCACCTACATAGCACACAATAGATCGGCTATTTGCTTTATAAAAGAGAGAGGATTTCCTCTCTCGCTGCCTAAAATATCTTGCTTATGAAATCTTTTAGTATACCGATAGATGTATTGAATTGTTTAGTTTCTACCTCATTTAGTTTCAATTCTACAAGTTCTCGAATACCTGATGAGTTTATAATAGCAGGTACCCCCACATAAACATCAGCATGGCCGTACTCTCCAGATAATAACGCAGACACAGGAAGCACTGAATCTTCATTCTTAGCAATGGCCTTTGTTATTCTTGCTAAACCCATGCCAATTCCATAGTACGTAGCACCTTTTCTTTTAATAATCTCATAAGCTGCATCCCTTACTTTAATAAAGGTTTCTTCTAGTTCGGCATCTGTGGGAATTTTGTTTTCATCGAATTGTACTAACGGCTTTCCACCAATGGTTACATGACTCCAAACTGGGAGCGATGAATCACCATGTTCTCCAAGTATGTAGGCATGAATATTTCTAGAATCTACTTTAAACTTTTCTGCAAGTAAATACCTGAACCTCGCTGTATCTAACACAGTTCCTGATCCAATCACCTGCTGATGTGGTAGCCCTGAATATTTCCAAGTTGCATAGGCTAGTACATCCACTGGGTTTGTCGCGACGAGGAAAATACCTTTAAATCCTGACTTCATCACATTTTCTACAATGCCCTTAAAAATCCTTGCATTCTTCTCAAGTAAATCTAAACGTGTTTCACCTGGAGCTTGATTTGCACCTGCGCAATTTACAACTAAATCTGCATTTTTACAATCTTCATATGTACCTGCCCATATATTCATCGGTGAGGAGAATGGCATCCCATGGAGGAGATCAATTGCATCTCCTTCTGCTTTTTGATGATTTAAATCAATGATCACTAAATCTCTAACAAACCCTTGATTTAATAGGGCATAAGCATAACTTGATCCTACAGCACCAGCGCCTATTATGACGACCTTCATACTTTTCGATTGAATCAAAGTCTTGTTCCTCCTAGAAGTCTCGATAGATTTCATTATGTTTCCTATAGGTTATATTTATCTATACGTGTTTGTTTATACGTAACTAGTTTTGCACAACAAAAAAGCTTGAGAAAACTCAAGCTTCTTCCTTTAAACTAATTCTGAAGATCCAATAAAACCTAATATGAAGAAGGGAATATAATGCTTATCCAGTTAGTACGTCTTCTTTAGGGTAACGAATTTTAGACTTAACTGGTCTAGCCAATGAAAACGCCATCGTTAACGGTCCAAGTTTGCCTATAAACATGACTAAGACAATCATCACTTTTCCAATCTCGCTTAACTCGCCTGTTAACCCCATTGATAATCCTACTGTACCAAATGCCGAAATGACTTCAAATACAATCTCTAGAAATGGTGCGTCTTCAGTTATATTTAATATAAAGATCACCATAAAAATAAGCATGAGTGCCATTGTGGATATAGCCAATGACCGGAAAACAACAGTTTCAGAAATAGATCGACGGGCAATCATAATTTGGTCTTTACCTCTTAGGAAAGAAATGACAGCAAGAATAATCACAACCAAAGTTGTTAATTTGATGCCCCCACCGGTTGAGGCACTTCCTGCTCCAACAAACATAAGAAGAAGCATGAAGTGAATGGTTGAATCATCTAGACTCGCAATATCAAGGGAATTAAATCCCGCTGTCCTTGGTGTAACAGCCTGAAAATAGGAAGCCCATAATTTATCACCTAACGAGAGTGGTCCCAAAGTATTGGGATTTCCAAACTCTAAAAAGAAGATGAATAGCATGGAAACGACATTTAGTATGAGAGTACCAATCAACATTAATTTCGTATGCAAACTAAGCTTCTGAAATTTTCGTTTCACTTTTAAGTCTGCTAATACCGTAAAACCTAACCCGCCGACGATAAATAAAAAGGTAATCACAATATTCACAAGAGGGTCACCTACATAGCCCATTAAGCTATCTGACCATAAGGCAAACCCAGCGTTATTAAAGGCAGATATCGAATGAAAAAAACTATAATAAAGACCTTTTGAAACTCCCATTTCTGGAACCCACCGAATAGCAAGTAGGAGCATCGCAATAGCCTCAATCGATATTGAAAAAATAAAGAGGTTTTTTACTAATGAAATTACTCCACCTAGGGAGGTCTGGTTTAATGCTTGTTGAACTAATATTCGTTCTTTAAAGCTAATTTTTTTTCCGAGCATCATAAAGATTAATACCGCAAAGGACATGATCCCAAGTCCCCCTAACTGAATGAGGGATACAATGACTATTTCGCCAAACAGAGTAAAGGCAGTCTCTGTATCTACCACAACAAGTCCCGTTACAGTCATTGCTGAGGTAGCAGTAAATAAAGCATTAAGCCAACTTATATCTTCTTCTGTTGAAAATGGAAACTTCAACAGGATTGTTCCAATTAAAATAGCCGATAAAAATACAAGCAATAGAAGCCGTGAAGGATTCACATTTTTTGCTTTTATCTTCTTCATGTCTAAACACCTACATCTTCAAACCTATTAATGTCTCGGTTGTGGCCAATAACAATGAGGATGTCACCCTTTTTAATGACTACATCTGCTACAGGCGCAACATTGACTTCTTCTCCGCTTTGAATTCCCACTACACTACAGCCATACTTTG
This region of Bacillus mesophilus genomic DNA includes:
- a CDS encoding FCD domain-containing protein, producing MGDKNDIVVDFKTVKRKTLSKQVIDEIVSLLSTGQLKPGDRLPSELELMEILKVSRPVMREALTSLEAMGIVNRETKNGTFFSNKIGSKPFSLMLALSSGDLRAILETRISLELGLVTLAAEKITEENLEKLLNTITVMESNTEYREADKEFHKIIAYSASNSLLEGIIDPLLTMYDATLDQISTGLKDPEQTLKQHKEIYEALKKHDPMEAYMSMYRHLSSVRERALKSIEEK
- a CDS encoding SDR family oxidoreductase translates to MKVLVIGANGQIGKQLVKLLQESHEYSVRALVRTEEQVTEFLQSDVEAVLGNLEDSVNQLKDAVKGCDAVVFTAGSGGHTGSDQTLLIDLDGAAKMMDAAKEVGVKRFLMVSAIQAHNRENWHEPLKPYYAAKHYADKMLIQSGLSYTIVRPGALVNENGTGKVTAAENLERGSIPREDVARTILEIINQENTFNKSFDLVAGETPIKQAVASI
- a CDS encoding VOC family protein — its product is MAKRQIHSSLKVLLVSDLNASQEFYRKVLGCEVTEWWVIRDGFTGLGIKLLQANSPEDVQPNKPSKSSTNGYDLYCYVENWTELNHLYEEFKDKGAQIAIEPWEMTRQVHGRNLQ
- a CDS encoding sulfite exporter TauE/SafE family protein, producing the protein MGNILLFSLIVGLATAIIVTPYMNNNKEKKSSIQIGFVVTFILSFPIAFVFYYLSNLDQNFSSLWMYLIFVTGVGALIATGKERMVKAGLFAVTLFLAIYMLSAPVWNANEKYELSEMDQKTEIEAFDETKTPASVPPQFARNKMRKAFGQVPDTSYYELGNLQIQKVNGEFVYIAPVEFSGFFKWLNGDSIPGYFTLSATDSSANPVFVKAEMNYAPSAYFQKNIERKIRMQFPTHIFYGDPQLEVDDEGTPYYIRTFGEFVSARNGFVAKGVVAVNPVSGAMNIYPLSDVPAFIDGAVSPESVSLQNSYFGNYVHGFWNSIFGKSDVKLPSDEGTEANVSPIFDKDGEMYYFTDFTSPKEGVDSMLGYSLTHARSGEATFYSGNLEKSYMDSEGALQIIEKKFVEKKWNGAMPILYNFYGEASWLAPVLDANGFLQNYFIVSAANPEISVFANTPNEALKKYKTALQRGGSTVDGTSDAEEKRVTGSIQRVYKEKVGDYTVVSFLLNTRQNFIVSSEQSPLVIYLQEGDQVNLSYLDTGEDFLPVKELTIEGLE
- a CDS encoding M48 family metallopeptidase; amino-acid sequence: MEKPLLVHKHENLMYGLCIITSITAAIYLLVSIIGAIIFIAIGLFSLFSHAISMSHIQVNGVRLKENQFPELYKRVEELSRKMELNKIPEVYIVESGGMLNAFATKVFGLFGKNMVILYSDFVEVSLDSEGHEIDYVIAHELAHIKRNHVVKALLVFPAMWIPFIGVSFSRMAEYTCDRMAAYYTEKPEDAINGLLALAAGKRLYKDVNLTEYQEQYNDKKGMFVTLTELLSTHPPIPKRIHEIQQLMYGSPSVPLITRGRQTLAIMFIVFFLFPIIVAGVTFAGIMALEQIPFLDEEYPPEVEYSPLMEATMDEDLERVSELVSAGEEINEVNEYGESPLLLAVVNEDLEMISVLIENGANPNIQDESGWTPLMSAVMTANLEVGEFLLEAGADPLLADIDEMTAIDHAAEIGDTEYVELISSYTE
- a CDS encoding RDD family protein produces the protein MENRAGFWIRFVALIIDSLILGVIQFIISMLFVGLDDPEAGTMVTSVISLVLTIVYFVWFQAKNNGQTFGKKLTGIRVANVDGSRVSMGMMALRELIGKMISTLILFIGYLMAAGKSKRALHDYIAKTIVIRAE
- a CDS encoding class I SAM-dependent methyltransferase, whose product is MGDKLILEVKIRLDVTEELIKKTNQKTLNIIKTNKAVNLLIENTDERVIPELMKHTNPSLLEHIARYQFALEYIHGHVLDLACGVGYGAHMIAKSKKKQLQKVIGIDIDQATITYAKQTYYHPLVTYQHENAVDPFLPDKLGTFDAITSFETLEHVEEEEQFLANIFNMLKPNGTLVISTPFGEGRGKPCGSPFHVHQLTVPEFKDLFHSYQDVSFYGQNGVLIEPLESKRTEHLPIGIAVCKK
- a CDS encoding L-lactate dehydrogenase translates to MKSIETSRRNKTLIQSKSMKVVIIGAGAVGSSYAYALLNQGFVRDLVIIDLNHQKAEGDAIDLLHGMPFSSPMNIWAGTYEDCKNADLVVNCAGANQAPGETRLDLLEKNARIFKGIVENVMKSGFKGIFLVATNPVDVLAYATWKYSGLPHQQVIGSGTVLDTARFRYLLAEKFKVDSRNIHAYILGEHGDSSLPVWSHVTIGGKPLVQFDENKIPTDAELEETFIKVRDAAYEIIKRKGATYYGIGMGLARITKAIAKNEDSVLPVSALLSGEYGHADVYVGVPAIINSSGIRELVELKLNEVETKQFNTSIGILKDFISKIF
- a CDS encoding TrkH family potassium uptake protein gives rise to the protein MKKIKAKNVNPSRLLLLVFLSAILIGTILLKFPFSTEEDISWLNALFTATSAMTVTGLVVVDTETAFTLFGEIVIVSLIQLGGLGIMSFAVLIFMMLGKKISFKERILVQQALNQTSLGGVISLVKNLFIFSISIEAIAMLLLAIRWVPEMGVSKGLYYSFFHSISAFNNAGFALWSDSLMGYVGDPLVNIVITFLFIVGGLGFTVLADLKVKRKFQKLSLHTKLMLIGTLILNVVSMLFIFFLEFGNPNTLGPLSLGDKLWASYFQAVTPRTAGFNSLDIASLDDSTIHFMLLLMFVGAGSASTGGGIKLTTLVVIILAVISFLRGKDQIMIARRSISETVVFRSLAISTMALMLIFMVIFILNITEDAPFLEIVFEVISAFGTVGLSMGLTGELSEIGKVMIVLVMFIGKLGPLTMAFSLARPVKSKIRYPKEDVLTG